A section of the Humulus lupulus chromosome 2, drHumLupu1.1, whole genome shotgun sequence genome encodes:
- the LOC133814163 gene encoding uncharacterized protein LOC133814163, whose amino-acid sequence MGKSLKDIDGMPLPNPSLIRDSGNRLVNEELDYDRDQLKILHEKSFAALNPCQKSAYKAIIHSVKNEQGIAALLLPNGRTAHSRFHIPLNVTTESTCEIRQGTLLAGLLMKTSLIIWDEAPMANKFCFEALDKTLRDILRTRFENSSNKPFGGLTIVCGGDFRQILPVVPKGTRADIVDASLNSSYLWPFFKKIYELNQNMRLYNRSLTGFEAGKIASFDKWMLQIGDGSLYDDIDRQLIKLPSDIAINSSQDPMKSIIKVIYPSLLQKYNDPTYLTERAILTPKNEMIYELNEMIMNIIPGEGRTYFSSDSICKASVKTNDEDLLYPAEFLHGLKFNGIPNHEMRLKEGAPVMLLRNLNQTEGLCNGTRLIIRHLGKWSIRGDIISGTNIGENVTIPRIIMSPNESRWPFKLNRRQLPLAPCFAMTINKSQGQSLKHVGLYLPKQVFTHGQLYVAVSRVTTREGLIILNADDEVGDPNLIKNIVYKEVFQNTHS is encoded by the exons ATGGGAAAAAGTTTGAAAGATATAGATGGAATGCCCCTGCCTAATCCATCTTTGATAAGAGACTCGGGAAATAGATTGGTTAATGAAGAGCTTGATTATGACCGAGATCAATTAAAGATATTGCATGAGAAATCATTTGCTGCTCTAAATCCTTGCCAAAAATCAGCTTATAAAGCAATAATACATTCAGTAAAGAATGAACAAg GCATAGCTGCTTTGTTATTGCCTAATGGTAGGACAGCTCATTCACGATTTCATATTCCCTTGAATGTTACAACAGAGTCGACTTGTGAAATTCGACAAGGCACCCTACTAGCTGGACTTCTTATGAAAACTTCTTTGATCATTTGGGATGAAGCACCTATGGCAAATAAGTTCTGCTTTGAAGCTTTGGATAAGACCTTAAGAGATATTCTAAGAACAAGGTTTGAAAATAGCTCTAACAAACCTTTTGGAGGACTTACAATAGTGTGTGGTGGTGATTTCCGACAAATATTACCAGTTGTCCCAAAAGGTACAAGAGCTGATATTGTTGATGCTTCTCTTAACTCATCATATTTGTGgccatttttcaaaaaaatatatgagCTCAACCAAAATATGAGGCTATATAATAGAAGCTTGACTGGTTTTGAGGCTGGTAAAATAGCTTCTTTTGACAAATGGATGTTGCAGATTGGAGATGGTTCATTATATGATGACATTGATAGACAATTAATTAAGCTTCCTTCTGATATCGCCATAAATTCATCTCAAGATCCAATGAAATCCATAATTAAAGTTATCTACCCATCACTTTTACAAAAGTACAACGATCCTACATATTTGACAGAAAGAGCAATATTAACaccaaaaaatgaaatgatcTATGAACTAAATGAGATGATTATGAATATTATACCAGGTGAAGGGAGAACATATTTTAGCTCAGACAGTATATGCAAAGCAAGTGTAAAGACAAATGATGAAGATCTTTTGTATCCAGCTGAATTTTTGCATGGTTTGAAATTTAATGGCATCCCTAATCATGAGATGCGACTTAAGGAAGGTGCTCCTGTAATGCTCCTTAGAAATCTAAATCAAACAGAAGGCCTATGCAATGGCACAAGATTGATTATCAGGCATCTTGGTAAATGGTCCATTAGAGGCGACATCATTTCTGGAACAAATATTGGTGAAAATGTCACAATTCCAAGAATTATCATGTCTCCCAATGAATCAAGATGGCCATTCAAGCTTAATAGACGACAACTTCCCTTGGCACCATGTTTTGCCATGACAATCAACAAAAGCCAAGGACAATCTCTTAAACATGTTGGCTTGTACCTCCCTAAGCAAGTATTCACCCACGGTCAATTATATGTTGCTGTGTCCCGAGTTACCACCAGAGAAGGATTGATCATACTAAATGCTGATGATGAGGTGGGAGACCCaaacttaataaaaaatattgtttacaaaGAAGTATTTCAAAATACCCACTCATAA
- the LOC133815977 gene encoding MACPF domain-containing protein CAD1-like: protein MTEYFNKKSDILGNIPLGSFNSMFNFTGSWQVDAATTKSLAMVGYIIPLFTVKLEKPNLILREEVKRAVPYSWDPASLASFIENFGTHIVTSATIGGRDVVYIRQHQSSLLTGLDIENYVKDMGDHRFQDSNSQSTAGPLKYKDKDVTVIFRRRGGRRS from the exons ATGACAGAGTACTTCAATAAGAAATCTGATATCTTAGGCAACATTCCCCTTGGAAGTTTCAATTCAATGTTCAATTTCACTGGTTCTTGGCAAGTTGATGCGGCAACTACCAAATCCCTTGCCATGGTTGGATACATAATTCCTCTTTTTACAGTTAAACTAGAAAAGCCAAATTTAATTTTGCGTGAGGAAGTTAAACGAGCTGTTCCTTATTCTTGGGATCCTGCATCATTGGCAAG TTTTATTGAGAATTTTGGAACACATATTGTTACATCTGCGACAATTGGTGGAAGGGATGTAGTTTACATAAGGCAACACCAGTCATCTCTTTTGACAGGATTGGATATAGAGAATTATGTAAAAGACATGGGTGATCATAGATTTCAGGACTCAAATAGCCAGTCAACCGCTGGCCCCTTAAAATACAAAGACAAG GATGTTACAGTAATTTTTAGAAGACGAGGGGGGAGACGATCTTGA